From Penicillium psychrofluorescens genome assembly, chromosome: 1, one genomic window encodes:
- a CDS encoding uncharacterized protein (ID:PFLUO_002058-T1.cds;~source:funannotate), which produces MRGATKLFYAAIFAFLGVGHSHQPSSRDDTCALDPRAMVSDACVSYGTIDSTNDQIYTLLHSITQDTDFFSYYRLNLFNTECPFWSDANSMCGNIACSVNTIESEEDIPLIWRAEELSKLEGPKAHHPPRQIQAERPKERPLQGMLGEDVGESCVVEYDDECDERDYCVPEDEGSAAKGDYVSLVDNPERFTGYSGEGAHLVWDAIYRENCFMKADESQQQSLVIPGVGGAVSDFRNVIQKGSQRLDGLPLDNECREKRVFHRLISGMHASISTHLCWDYLNQTTGEWHPNMQCYKDRLHEYPERISNMYFNYALVSRAVAKLRKYLQSYTFCTSDPAQDLETKDRVTKLTNALADRPQIFDENLMFQDPDSIALKEDFRNRFRNVSRLMDCVGCDKCRLWGKVQVNGYGTALKVLFDYDETKNGENPPLRRTELVALINTLGRISHSISAARSFHLALVAGQDQAFPLHGDAPYTHNHNHKQVKEELKPKRLFHDGGSVFYYEEDDDEFVYADGIYEGRRLPWERPPRAPDATFLDSLGAEYTLFRDTFIYVLRSWVRLPNTLLHIGTSESYRLWNYWLGLPVPPREWKIQVPGTRSVPFSKDEEHTEL; this is translated from the exons ATGCGTGGCGCAACGAAGCTTTTCTATGCCGCCATCTTTGCCTTCCTAGGCGTCGGCCACTCCCACCAGCCGAGCTCCAGAGATGACACCTGTGCG CTCGACCCAAGGGCCATGGTCTCCGATGCGTGTGTCTCGTACGGCACCATTGATTCCACGAACGACCAGATTTACACCCTCCTCCACTCCATCACCCAAGACACAGACTTTTTCTCCTACTACCGCCTCAACCTCTTCAATACAGAGTGTCCCTTCTGGTCCGACGCGAATAGCATGTGTGGCAACATCGCCTGCTCCGTCAATACCATCGAATCCGAGGAAGACATCCCGCTCATCTGGCGTGCGGAGGAACTAAGCAAGCTGGAAGGCCCCAAAGCACACCACCCACCCCGCCAGATTCAGGCGGAACGACCGAAAGAACGGCCGCTGCAGGGCATGCTGGGTGAGGATGTCGGGGAGAGCTGTGTCGTCGAGTACGACGATGAATGCGACGAGCGCGACTACTGTGTCCCGGAAGACGAAGGGTCTGCGGCTAAGGGGGACTATGTGAGTTTGGTGGACAACCCGGAGCGATTCACGGGATACTCCGGGGAAGGGGCGCACCTGGTCTGGGACGCCATCTACCGGGAGAACTGCTTCATGAAAGCCGACGAATCTCAGCAGCAATCGCTCGTCATCCCCGGGGTAGGCGGCGCCGTGTCAGATTTCCGAAATGTAATCCAGAAGGGGTCGCAGCGGCTGGACGGCCTCCCGCTGGACAACGAGTGCCGTGAGAAGCGGGTCTTCCATCGCCTCATCAGCGGCATGCATGCCTCGATCTCCACACATCTCTGCTGGGACTATCTCAACCAAACAACGGGGGAATGGCATCCCAACATGCAGTGCTACAAAGACCGACTGCACGAATACCCGGAGCGCATCTCCAACATGTACTTCAACTATGCACTCGTGTCGCGCGCCGTCGCCAAGCTGCGCAAGTACCTGCAGAGCTACACCTTCTGCACCAGCGATCCCGCACAGGATCTGGAGACCAAGGACCGGGTGACAAAGCTCACCAACGCGCTGGCGGACCGCCCCCAGATTTTCGACGAGAACCTCATGTTCCAAGATCCGGACTCGATCGCTCTGAAAGAAGACTTCCGCAACCGCTTCCGCAACGTCAGTCGACTGATGGACTGCGTCGGCTGCGACAAGTGTCGGCTGTGGGGCAAGGTGCAGGTGAACGGGTACGGCACGGCGCTGAAGGTGCTGTTCGACTACGATGAGACCAAGAACGGCGAGAACCCTCCTCTGCGCCGGACTGAGCTCGTGGCGCTAATCAACACCCTCGGCCGGATCTCGCATAGTATATCTGCTGCGCGCAGCTTCCACCTTGCTCTGGTGGCCGGCCAGGACCAGGCTTTCCCGCTGCACGGTGATGCGCCGTACACGCATAATCACAATCACAAGCaggtcaaggaggagctgaagccGAAACGGCTATTTCATGACGGCGGCTCTGTGTTCTATtacgaagaagacgatgacgagTTCGTCTACGCTGACGGAATATACGAGGGTCGCCGCCTGCCATGGGAACGACCCCCTCGCGCCCCGGACGCCACGTTCCTCGATTCTCTGGGCGCAGAGTACACGCTGTTTCGCGATACATTCATCTATGTATTGAGGAGCTGGGTCCGGCTGCCGAACACACTATTGCATATTGGCACATCCGAAAGCTATCGACTATGGAACTACTGGCTTGGCCTGCCGGTTCCTCCGCGCGAGTGGAAGATCCAGGTGCCTGGGACACGGTCTGTTCCTTTctccaaggacgaggagcatACCGAACTATGA
- a CDS encoding uncharacterized protein (ID:PFLUO_002059-T1.cds;~source:funannotate) has protein sequence MAEVQRYSLQSLGPLHPPRVERQAIKPSIARHINITVSDPLNHEAPAILHEPRSYNATEARGAAVVLVSGAGGGVSGPSGIYPSLADKLALLLSIPCIRLDYRSPAQTEYCVSDMRASFDYLRDQYNSSRFVIVGWSFGGSPCFTVAATEPVRVVGVATVASQTANTDGVRKLSPRPLLLLHGENDRVLAPSCSKALFNSYGTRGKREMILSPGDDHGLSRHAPEAERRILVFVAKTLGMEALLDATVLDQAGQDLVASRKERVHEMEMGHDLEGGERLF, from the exons atggccgaaGTCCAACGCTACTCCCTGCAATCCCTCGGCCCCCTGCACCCACCTCGAGTCGAGCGTCAGGCTATCAAGCCGTCTATCGCGCGCCACATCAATATCACGGTCTCAGATCCGCTCAACCATGAAGCTCCTGCCATCCTCCACGAGCCGAGAAGCTACAACGCTACTGAGGCGCGAggagcggcggtggtgcttGTTTCTGGCGCTGGAGGTGGTGTTTCTGGTCCATCTG GAATCTACCCATCCCTCGCCGATAAACTCGCCCTgctcctctccatcccctGCATCCGCCTAGACTACCGCTCCCCCGCACAGACAGAATACTGCGTCTCCGACATGCGTGCATCCTTCGACTACCTTCGCGACCAGTACAACTCCTCCCGCTTCGTGATAGTGGGCTGGTCCTTTGGCGGAAGCCCGTGCTTCACGGTAGCAGCGACCGAGCCAGTCCGCGTCGTCGGCGTCGCGACAGTGGCATCGCAAACCGCCAACACGGACGGCGTGCGCAAGCTCAGTCCGCGGCCGTTGCTACTGCTGCATGGGGAGAATGACCGGGTTTTGGCGCCGAGTTGTTCGAAGGCGCTGTTTAATTCGTATGGCACtagggggaagagggagatgatCCTTTCTCCCGGTGATGATCATGGGTTGTCGAGGCATGCGCCTGAGGCTGAGAGGAGGATTCTAGTTTTTGTGGCTAAGAcgttggggatggaggcgtTGTTGGATGCCACGGTGTTGGATCAGGCGGGCCAAGATTTGGTGGCGAGTCGGAAAGAGCGAGTGcatgagatggagatgggaCATGATCTGGAGGGAGGCGAACGGTTGTTCTAG
- a CDS encoding uncharacterized protein (ID:PFLUO_002060-T1.cds;~source:funannotate) — MAAVDCMSMASMASCHHPHHPFNNPDRRLSYSSFGSNNPYARYLSPSPSRHRRMRSDSMPSSFYSGTPENHLMDPRRCRDGSTPRRRASARQPRYSQLVQPDIIDELDNVNLYSYHHEGPYDAVRPERNRDVAFSPLEAVKESNAEALKATPRDKIVDSINGHRPLDGTAFYPPGTTDRNGQTYEYEEGANMMTDLSNFFRIPGLRFTDKDFEKDPFYTRPVSNPFTQLRKKLSLRRKRRSNTT, encoded by the coding sequence ATGGCCGCCGTCGACTGCATGTCCATGGCCTCTATGGCCTCGtgccatcatccccatcatccctTCAACAACCCAGACCGCCGCCTGAGCTACTCCAGCTTTGGCAGCAACAACCCCTACGCCCGATACTTGTCCCCTTCTCCGTCGCGGCACCGTCGGATGCGCTCGGATTCGATGCCCTCGAGCTTTTATTCCGGCACTCCCGAGAACCACCTCATGGATCCCCGACGCTGCCGCGACGGATCCACCCCTCGGCGCCGCGCGAGCGCCCGCCAGCCACGGTACTCGCAGCTGGTGCAGCCGGATatcatcgacgagctggataACGTGAACCTCTATTCGTATCACCACGAAGGTCCGTATGACGCAGTGCGCCCAGAACGAAATAGGGACGTCGCATTCAGTCCCCTGGAAGCCGTCAAGGAGTCCAACGCCGAGGCGTTGAAGGCCACACCCCGCGACAAGATCGTTGACAGCATTAACGGCCACCGCCCCCTCGACGGCACGGCGTTCTATCCACCCGGCACGACGGATCGCAACGGCCAGACCTATGAGTATGAAGAAGGTGCCAACATGATGACCGACCTGAGCAACTTCTTTCGCATCCCGGGACTGCGTTTCACCGAcaaggactttgagaagGATCCCTTCTATACCCGGCCCGTCTCAAATCCGTTTACGCAGCTTCGCAAGAAGTTGAGTCTTCGGCGCAAGCGACGCAGTAATACAACCTAA
- a CDS encoding uncharacterized protein (ID:PFLUO_002061-T1.cds;~source:funannotate), which yields MSLVQYSDSDSDDGEEKSKCHSALPPLPSSFHDLYASSTRVSVQDDPALHGGRKRVIPHVEGNWPTHLYLECRSSLAIVSVPSHSLIFVLGYPAKAELPLLADLIGSHHSLLHSDLGAQLPLHISLSRPVVLRTEQRASFTERVETAIQTAQIAPFTIQPAHLDWVSNHERTRWFLVLRVQNPARNSLNQLLRLANDALAHFHQPPLYERDTRASRASAGQKSGLAAGDIDYSDCFHISLAWSLDEPDPEERERVRAIDLKALEGLRVGFDSVKAKIGNHVEDLQTFHTKHFPHQPPATLPEYTNDQNADDDSDLGFYPDGVRRTLTDEQIRIFRHSEIHAVLRARQLREDDEEYEARMGKSLTDDENQDEEGGEEPTKSSHQEAIDGDTQLKSVHEEKKSKKKKKKKKSTTKNSSETAPVSESLDYGEDNVGHDTPQTERPVSNAPYSGRRIVSYDD from the exons ATGTCCCTGGTCCAAtactccgactccgactccgatGACGGGGAGGAAAAGTCCAAGTGTCACTCGGCTCTCCCGCCATTGCCGTCCTCCTTCCACGACCTGTACGCCTCCAGCACCCGCGTCAGCGTGCAAGATGACCCGGCCCTCCACGGCGGACGGAAGCGCGTCATCCCCCATGTCGAGGGCAACTGGCCCACGCACCTCTACCTCGAGTGTCGGTCTTCCCTTGCAATTGTCTCAGTCCCGTCGCATTCGCTCATTTTCGTTCTAGGGTATCCCGCCAAAGCCGAGCTGCCACTCCTTGCAGATCTCATCGGCTCCCACCACAGTCTGCTGCATTCCGATCTGGGCGCGCAATTGCCCCTCCACATCAGCCTGTCGCGGCCGGTAGTTCTGCGCACGGAACAGCGGGCTTCGTTTACAGAGAGAGTAGAAACGGCGATCCAAACCGCCCAGATTGCCCC ATTTACCATCCAGCCCGCCCACCTGGACTGGGTCTCCAACCACGAGCGCACGCGCTGGTTCCTCGTGCTCCGCGTGCAGAACCCCGCCCGTAACAGTCTCaaccagctgctgcggctggcgAACGACGCCCTTGCTCATTTCCACCAGCCGCCGCTTTACGAGCGAGACACCCGCGCCTCCCGTGCGTCTGCGGGTCAGAAGAGCGGTCTAGCGGCTGGGGATATAGATTACTCGGACTGCTTTCATATCTCGCTTGCGTGGAGTCTGGATGAACCGGACCCcgaggagagggagagggtgagGGCGATAGATctgaaggcgctggagggaTTGAGGGTGGGATTTGACAGTGTCAAGGCGAAGATTGGAAATCATGTT GAAGACCTCCAAACCTTCCACACAAAACACTTCCCGCACCAACCCCCCGCCACACTCCCCGAATACACCAACGACCAAAATGCAGACGACGACTCAGATCTAGGCTTCTACCCCGACGGCGTGCGGCGCACCCTGACAGATGAGCAGATCCGGATCTTCCGGCATAGTGAGATCCATGCCGTTCTGCGCGCGAGGCAGTTGAgggaggatgatgaggagtACGAGGCTCGGATGGGGAAGTCGTTGACTGATGATGAAAatcaggatgaggaaggaggtgaagagcCTACAAAATCATCTCATCAGGAGGCGATAGACGGGGATACGCAGTTGAAGAGTGTGcatgaagagaagaagagcaagaagaagaagaagaagaaaaagtcaaCGACCAAGAACAGCAGTGAGACAGCGCCCGTCTCCGAGTCGTTGGATTATGGCGAAGACAATGTGGGACATGATACACCGCAGACAGAGAGACCGGTTTCGAATGCACCATACTCTGGGCGCAGGATCGTCTCGTACgatgattga
- a CDS encoding uncharacterized protein (ID:PFLUO_002062-T1.cds;~source:funannotate) has product MTVEIVDVPPPSDLEVGEQHKNSTQVDPEYLDDEKVASPPYRQDPYGDEEFAEVKYKVLKWWQCGLLMVAETVSLGVLSLPAAVAGLGLVPAIIILIGLGILATYTGYVLGQMKWKYPHITTMADAGEVIGGKFGRELLGIGQMLFLIFIMASHLLTFTVAMNTITGHGTCSIVFGVVGLIVSFACSLPRTLVKMSWLSLVSFGSIMTAVLITMIGVGIEKPDTHIVPVVHTDLFHGFSAVCNIVFAFSGHAAFFGLMAELRNPRDFPKSLCLLQGIDISLYIIAALVIYRYAGDDVSSPALGSASPIVAKVAYGIALPTIIIAGVINGHIAFKYVYTRIFTGTDRIHKRDWVAISSWVGIALALWILAWIIASAIPVFSSLLSLITALFASWFSYGLSGIFWLYMNKGLWFSSPRKIALTALNFTLIGIGATLCGLGLYVSGKAIHDNPSSASFSCANNAT; this is encoded by the exons ATGACCGTCGAGATTGTGGACGTGCCTCCTCCATCTGATCTGGAGGTTGGTGAGCAGCACAAAAACAGCACCCAGGTCGATCCGGAATACCTCGATGATGAGAAGGTCGCTTCACCACCATATAGGCAGGACCCATATGGCGATGAGGAGTTTGCGGAGGTGAAGTATAAGGTGTTGAAGTGGTG GCAATGCGGTTTAC TGATGGTCGCCGAAACCGTCTCCCTGGGCGTCTTGtccctccccgccgccgtcgcaggcCTCGGTCTAGTCCC TGCAATTATCATCCTGATCGGTCTCGGCATTCTCGCCACATACACAGGCTACGTACTCGGGCAAATGAAATGGAAATACCCGCACATCACAACAATGGCCGACGCCGGCGAGGTGATTGGCGGCAAATTTGGACGCGAGCTGCTCGGCATCGGCCAGATGCTGTTTCTGATTTTCATCATGGCGAGCCATTTGCTCACGTTCACAGTGGCGATGAACACTATCACCGGCCATGGGACTTGTTCGATTGTGTTTGGGGTTGTGGGATTGATCGTCTCGTTCGCGTGCTCGTTGCCGAGAACATTGGTGAAAATGTCGTGGCTGTCTCTCGTTT CATTCGGAAGTATCATGACCGCCGTCCTAATCACCATGATCGGCGTCGGCATCGAGAAACCCGACACGCACATCGTGCCCGTCGTCCACACAGATCTGTTCCACGGCTTCTCAGCCGTGTGCAACATtgtcttcgccttctcgggccacgccgccttcttcggaCTGATGGCTGAACTTCGCAATCCCCGTGATTTCCCCAAATCCCTGTGCTTGCTTCAGGGCATCGATATCTCGCTCTATATCATCGCTGCGCTCGTTATCTACCGCTACGCTGGAGATGATGTCAGTTCGCCAGCATTGGGCTCTGCTTCCCCAATTGTTGCTAAAGTTGCGTATGGAATTGCCCTACCTACA ATTATCATCGCCGGCGTGATCAACGGCCACATCGCATTTAAATACGTCTACACGCGCATCTTCACCGGAACAGACCGCATCCACAAGCGCGACTGGGTGGCGATCAGTTCGTGGGTGGGCATCGCGCTGGCCCTGTGGATTCTCGCGTGGATTATCGCCTCTGCCATCCCCGTGTTTAGCAGTTTGCTTAGCTTGATCACGGCGCTGTTTGCTAGCTGGTTTAGCT ATGGATTGAGCGGTATCTTCTGGCTGTACATGAACAAGGGTCTTTGGTTTTCATCTCCGCGCAAGATCGCGCTGACGGCCCTCAATTTTACACTCATCGGGATTGGCGCGACTTTG TGCGGTCTCGGCCTTTATGTCTCCGGCAAGGCTATCCATGATAACCCGAGCAGTGCCAGTTTCTCGTGCGCGAATAATGCGACGTGA
- a CDS encoding uncharacterized protein (ID:PFLUO_002063-T1.cds;~source:funannotate): MALLSRSSLRGSGRATDDHDHSDGDNDGRLAPALKNSDAPKNLPSRRRRSSPDCLDTTTTLENPDATDPPPPLKPSHPRPSARRRASSSSSSASSSPAHTPASSAELADPRVNGNNGIVKHAHLADLQPGARESPDPLDTILSPNMTSKAVDSSAAAARAQHSRDQPVTNVDKTDPVAATRSTRSRKSDPVENLEQSSGGRRSLRSTDTRCKSELAQYISNYEVLIGLEEPQPEFLTATTTITLIDDLDEPLPFPDEPDTMPFGNPLKKLHDCEVIKLPEPKGATLVDPLGEEIYFRAHRKVERQEKQLRNIERDRSDHQQQTLERLLEELRSPDWLRVMGLTGIHESEKKAFEPKRDIVIQEVVALVRKFQLWKDEERRRKVAKDKPTDTDLRSRRQSQPVEDLDGSPVTDTTPDPNDVDALAARQLHQEARSATVAGKQAKSDASSGQPKEEVGKSTKDKKFRQTTIPFAPLPPPPDKPFTSFFAKSSQRAAAIAASKATTNKPNRSILAFGRPVPEMEELNFEPPSDVLTEDAIQSAQRKRRRLSRRSGTK, from the exons ATGGCCCTGCTGTCGCGGTCCTCGCTCCGTGGCTCAGGGCGAGCGACcgacgaccacgaccacTCCGACGGCGACAACGACGGCAGACTGGCACCGGCGTTGAAGAATTCCGACGCACCCAAGAATCTTCCTTCGCGACGCCGCAGGAGTTCGCCGGATTGTCTGGACACGACCACCACCCTCGAGAATCCTGACGCCACcgacccgccgccgcccttgAAGCCGTCGCACCCCCGTCCCTCCGCCCGTCGCCGtgcctcgtcctcctcctcttctgcctcgTCCTCTCCCGCCCACACCCCTGCGTCCTCGGCAGAACTGGCCGATCCCCGTGTCAACGGCAATAATGGCATCGTCAAGCACGCGCACCTCGCCGATTTGCAACCGGGCGCGCGCGAGTCTCCAGATCCATTGGACACCATTCTCTCGCCCAACATGACCTCCAAGGCTGTGGATTCGTCGGCTGCCGCAGCTCGCGCCCAGCACAGCCGTGACCAACCCGTCACAAATGTGGACAAGACAGACCCAGTGGCGGCGACGCGGTCGACTCGATCCCGCAAGAGCGATCCTGTCGAAAACCTCGAGCAATCGAGTGGTGGCAGGCGATCGCTGCGTTCGACGGATACTCGATGCAAGAGCGAGCTGGCACAATACATATCCAATTACGAAGTGCTGATTGGGTTGGAGGAACCCCAGCCTG AATTCTTAACTGCGACGACGACGATTACACTGATTGATGACCTTGACGAGCCACTACCCTTTCCAGACGAACCAGACACAATGCCTTTCGGCAACCCACTGAAGAAGCTTCACGACTGCGAGGTGATCAAACTTCCCGAGCCGAAGGGCGCAACACTCGTCGATCCACTGGGCGAAGAGATATACTTTCGCGCACACCGCAAAGTCGAGCGCCAGGAGAAACAGCTCCGCAACATTGAGCGAGATCGGTCAGACCATCAGCAGCAGACATTGGAGCGTCTTCTGGAGGAACTTCGCAGCCCCGACTGGCTGCGCGTGATGGGCCTGACGGGCATACATGAGAGCGAAAAGAAGGCCTTTGAGCCCAAGCGGGACATCGTGATCCAGGAGGTGGTGGCGCTGGTGCGCAAGTTCCAGCTCTGGAAGGACGAAGAGCGTCGGCGCAAAGTGGCCAAGGATAAACCGACCGACACTGACCTGCGCTCCCGGAGGCAGTCCCAGCCTGTTGAGGATCTTGACGGTTCCCCGGTCACTGACACCACGCCTGATCCCAACGACGTGGACGCATTAGCTGCTCGGCAGTTGCACCAGGAGGCCCGCTCGGCAACTGTCGCTGGCAAACAGGCCAAATCGGATGCAAGCTCCGGCCAACCAAAGGAAGAGGTTGGTAAAAGCACCAAGGACAAGAAGTTCCGCCAAACTACCATCCCATTCGCACcccttccaccgccgccagacAAACCGTTTACTTCATTCTTCGCCAAGTCATCCCAGCGCGCGGCCGCTATCGCTGCTTCCAAGGCCACAACCAACAAACCCAACCGCTCCATCCTCGCATTCGGCCGTCCAGTCCCCGAAATGGAAGAGCTAAACTTCGAACCACCTTCCGATGTTCTCACCGAGGACGCAATCCAGTCCGCACAGCGGAAGCGGCGCCGACTAAGCCGGCGCAGCGGTACAAAGTGA
- a CDS encoding uncharacterized protein (ID:PFLUO_002064-T1.cds;~source:funannotate) codes for MTANGSSKRNPLTGGVYVPTVAFFRPDEEIDLPTTEKHAAYLARTGVAGLVTQGSNGEAVHLDRDERKAITAATRRAVDAAGYPSMPVIAGCGASSTRETVQLCQDAVASGADAVLVLPPSYYKALVNTEAIYAHFRIVADASPVPVLIYNFPGASSGLDLSSDDILALSQHPNIIGCKLTCGNTGKLARVAAAAKPGFFTFGGSADFTLQTLVAGGAGVIGGVANLIPRSSVRVMELYRSGKVEEAQRAQAVVARADWAAIHGGFVAVKSALQSYHGYGGLPRRPCVPPSEQAAAAIQEEFREGMEMERSLQK; via the coding sequence ATGACGGCCAACGGCAGCTCCAAGCGGAATCCGCTCACCGGCGGCGTCTACGTGCCCACCGTGGCCTTCTTCCGTCCGGATGAGGAGATCGATCTGCCAACAACTGAGAAACACGCTGCTTACCTCGCCCGCACAGGCGTGGCCGGCCTGGTCACCCagggcagcaatggcgaAGCCGTCCATCTGGACCGCGATGAGCGCAaggccatcaccgccgccacacGACGTGCCGTGGATGCCGCGGGATATCCGTCGATGCCAGTGATTGCCGGCTGTGGCGCTTCATCTACTCGCGAGACGGTCCAGCTCTGCCAGGATGCCGTGGCGTCGGGCGCCGATGCCgtgctggtgctgccgccCAGCTACTACAAGGCGCTGGTAAACACCGAGGCCATATATGCGCACTTCCGCATCGTGGCTGACGCCTCACCCGTGCCGGTCCTCATCTATAACTTCCCCGGCGCGTCGTCGGGACTTGACCTCAGCTCGGATGATATCCTGGCCCTGTCGCAACACCCCAATATCATCGGCTGCAAGCTCACCTGCGGCAACACGGGCAAGCTGGCTCgcgttgccgccgccgccaagccCGGGTTCTTCACGTTTGGCGGCTCTGCCGATTTCACGCTCCAGACCCTGGTCGccggcggcgcgggcgtcATTGGCGGTGTCGCCAACCTGATTCCCCGCTCGAGTGTCCGGGTCATGGAGCTGTATCGCAGCGGCAAGGTCGAAGAAGCGCAACGCGCTCAGGCGGTGGTTGCCCGTGCGGACTGGGCGGCCATCCATGGGGGATTTGTGGCGGTCAAGAGTGCACTGCAATCCTACCATGGCTATGGAGGCCTGCCACGTCGGCCGTGTGTGCCTCCGTCGGAACAGGCCGCGGCGGCCATTCAGGAGGAGTTCCGGgaggggatggagatggagcgGTCGCTTCAGAAGTAA
- a CDS encoding uncharacterized protein (ID:PFLUO_002065-T1.cds;~source:funannotate): MKLSVLSVAAAIASAVAVKVNPLPAPRHISWGSSGPVPVEGLALRAQYHGRNAAILDSAWDRAWKAITTLQWVPAATEAPIQANHFAPFPGEPTITPIPYKRAIAARLRSVDVFVADGNADLQHGVDESYTLEVGEGSSTVQINAETVWGALHAFTTLQQIIISDGHGGLMVEQPVRITDKPLYPYRGIMLDSGRNFISLPKILEQIDGMALSKLNVLHWHLDDSQSWPMHMSVYPQMTKDAYSASETYSHGDMQQVIAYARARGVRVIPEVDMPGHSESGWKQVDPNIVACANSWWSNDDWTYHTAVEPNPGQLDIIYNGTYDVVRNVYHELSGIFPDNWFHVGADELQTGCYNFSKYVTEWFKEDPSRTYNDLAQYWVDKAVPIFHEAAPPSRRLMMWEDIALGAVSANDVPKNIVLQSWNNGIANIDNLTARGYDVVVSSSDWLYLDCGHGGAVTNDPRYDVMSNPSGGVTFNYGGNGGSWCAPYKTWQRIYDYDFTTNLTATQAKHILGGEAPLWSEQVDDVTVSSGFWPRASALGELLWSGNRDPKTGKKRTTEMTQRILNFREYLVANGVMATALVPKYCLQHPHACDLYYNQDVVV, from the coding sequence atGAAGCTCTCCGTCCTCAGCGTGGCCGCGGCCATTGCGTCTGCCGTGGCTGTCAAGGTCAACCCACTTCCCGCTCCACGCCACATTTCGTGGGGCTCGTCGGGCCCAGTCCCTGTCGAGGGCCTAGCCCTGCGCGCTCAGTACCACGGCCGCAACGCCGCAATCCTGGACAGTGCCTGGGATCGCGCATGGAaggccatcaccaccctccAGTGGGTGCCCGCGGCCACCGAGGCCCCGATCCAAGCGAATCACTTCGCTCCCTTCCCCGGCGAACCCACCATCACGCCCATACCGTACAAGCGTGCCATTGCCGCCCGGCTCCGTTCCGTGGACGTGTTTGTCGCCGACGGCAATGCCGACCTGCAGCACGGCGTGGACGAGTCGTACACATTGGAGGTGGGCGAGGGATCCAGCACCGTCCAAATCAACGCGGAGACGGTATGGGGTGCGCTGCACGCGTTCACCACCCTGCAGcagatcatcatctccgacgGTCATGGCGGTTTGATGGTTGAGCAGCCCGTCCGCATCACGGACAAGCCGCTCTACCCTTACCGCGGTATCATGCTCGACTCGGGCCGCAACTTCATCAGTCTCCccaagatcctcgagcagATCGACGGCATGGCCCTGTCCAAGCTCAATGTCCTGCACTGGCACCTGGACGACTCCCAGTCGTGGCCGATGCACATGAGCGTCTACCCACAGATGACCAAGGATGCCTACTCCGCGAGCGAGACCTACTCCCATGGTGACATGCAGCAGGTGATTGCCTATGCTCGCGCTCGCGGTGTCCGGGTCATCCCCGAGGTGGACATGCCCGGCCATTCGGAGTCCGGATGGAAGCAGGTTGACCCGAACATTGTGGCGTGCGCGAACTCGTGGTGGTCCAACGACGACTGGACGTACCACACCGCCGTCGAGCCGAACCCGGGTCAGCTCGACATCATCTACAACGGCACCTACGATGTCGTGCGCAACGTGTACCACGAGCTGTCGGGCATCTTCCCCGACAACTGGTTCCACGTCGGCGCGGACGAGCTCCAGACCGGCTGCTACAACTTCAGCAAGTACGTCACCGAGTGGTTCAAGGAGGATCCCTCGCGTACCTACAATGACCTCGCCCAGTACTGGGTCGACAAGGCCGTGCCCATCTTCCACGAAGCCGCTCCGCCCTCGCGCCGCCTCATGATGTGGGAGGATATCGCCCTCGGCGCTGTGTCCGCGAACGATGTCCCCAAGAACATCGTCCTGCAGAGCTGGAACAACGGCATCGCCAACATCGACAACCTGACTGCCCGCGGCTATGATGTCGTggtctcctcctccgactgGCTGTATCTGGACTGCGGTCACGGCGGAGCGGTCACCAACGACCCCCGCTACGACGTGATGTCGAACCCCTCCGGCGGCGTGACCTTCAACTACGGCGGCAATGGCGGATCGTGGTGCGCGCCGTACAAGACCTGGCAGCGCATCTACGACTATGATTTTACCACCAACCTCACTGCCACGCAAGCCAAGcacatcctcggcggcgaagcACCCCTCTGGTCCGAACAAGTCGACGACGTGACCGTCTCCAGCGGGTTCTGGCCTCGCGCCTCTGCTCTCGGCGAGCTTCTCTGGTCCGGAAACCGGGACCCGAAAACGGGCAAGAAGCGCACCACGGAGATGACCCAGCGCATCCTCAATTTCCGCGAGTATCTCGTGGCGAATGGTGTGATGGCGACCGCGCTTGTGCCGAAGTATTGTCTGCAGCATCCTCATGCTTGCGATCTGTACTATAACCAGGACGTTGTTGTCTAG